One Phaseolus vulgaris cultivar G19833 chromosome 4, P. vulgaris v2.0, whole genome shotgun sequence DNA window includes the following coding sequences:
- the LOC137838777 gene encoding zinc finger A20 and AN1 domain-containing stress-associated protein 5-like gives MVTSLCANGCGFNGSPINKNLCSKCYKDYLKENNTKAKGCKGAQCEANNMNNKKNYFEVTSCISESSTSSIIDDMTSVSDVSKKNERKRCNSCKKRIGLLGFQCRCGDVFCGSHRYPEMHACKIDWKKIGREVLIKENPLCISDKLKHRI, from the coding sequence ATGGTTACATCACTTTGTGCTAATGGTTGTGGATTCAATGGTTCTCCTATCAACAAGAACCTTTGTTCAAAGTGCTACAAAGATTATCTCAAAGAAAACAACACCAAAGCAAAGGGTTGTAAGGGTGCACAGTGTGAAGCAAATAACatgaataacaaaaaaaattattttgaggtAACATCATGTATTTCTGAAAGTTCTACAAGTTCTATCATTGATGATATGACTTCTGTTTCTGATGTGAGTAAGAAGAATGAAAGAAAGAGATGTAACAGTTGCAAGAAGAGGATTGGGTTATTAGGGTTCCAATGTCGTTGTGGAGATGTTTTTTGTGGTTCACATAGATATCCAGAGATGCATGCATGCAAAATAGATTGGAAGAAAATTGGTCGTGAAGTTTTGATTAAAGAAAATCCTTTATGCATTAGTGATAAGCTAAAACATAGAATTTAg